The Alnus glutinosa chromosome 10, dhAlnGlut1.1, whole genome shotgun sequence DNA window AAAATGAGGCGTAAAATTGTCccaaataaaattaattgttcTAAAGTTGAAACAATTGTGCCCCTCATTTTTCAACTAACCAgctcctctcaatttcaaatcaTATTCCAACAGACAAAAGGTACAACATGATAATTCTCTAATGAAGCCAAtccttaaaaaattacaaataaactCACACAAACTAAAAGTTGTAAATTCGTTCATtacaaattataaaatttaatattcagAAGACTATTGTAGGGAATTTCCTGGTTAGCATAATCTCTCGTGCCATGAGTGTGACACTTGATCTTTTTGCATGCTTGAAAATGTTGTCCTTAATATGATTAAGCATACAGACTTGAAAAATCAATCTTTTGAATTCccatttgaaaataattgattATTTGTCAATAAATTCACACTACATAGGAATAATGCTATTCAATAGAATTATTCAATAGACTTTACCCCTAAAATTACCCATttgaaaaggtaattacccctaaaattaTGTTGTGAGAAATTAGGAATAATGCTATTCAATAGACTTTCATGCAATTGTCATACAACTGGGATAACGTGTTATGAAAATCAACCcttaattcttatttttatttttcaaaagttaatttttagAAAGAATTTCATTTAAATGTACCGAACTTTCGGTTTATTTAACTTAAAGCGAGTTCGATCAACATGTATAGTTACATAGGAACGTGACAGCACAAGAGGGTTCAGCGTTTTCCAAAAGCTATAAAGCTAGGAATGGTCTGGAAGTGAACTTCGTCACAAGAAGACTACTCCAAGTTTTCTTGTTAACCCATTCATATCTATCATCATTCTTTTTCTACCATTCTCCACTAATTACTAACAGCGGTGCTGCAAGTTAGAGAGAGCTGGGTAGCATGACGAGTAAGCCATGGCTCTTATTTGTTCTGCTTCTAATCCTCTCTTATGGCAGAGCATGCTTTTCCATATCTGGTGATACCCTTTCACCAggtcactctctttctttttcaaagagCGAGACCATAGTATCTCAAGGTGGCACTTTTGAGCTCGGTTTCTTCAAACCAGGAAGTTCATTAAAAATCTACCTGGGCATATGGTATAAAATGTATGACCAGAAGGACAATATTGTTTGGGTAGCAAATAGAGAAAACCCTCTGTCTGACCTGTCTTCGTCAAGACTTGACCTCTCAGAAGATGGCAATCTACTCCTGTTTGGAGGTTCCTCCAGCATCCCATTTTCGTTGACAAATTTGACCTCTCCCCGCTCAACTGAAGCAGTACTTGGGGAAGatggaaattttgttttaagagaTAAATCGAATGCGTCTTCTATATTGTGGGAGAGTTTCGACCATCCGACCGATACATGGCTCCCAGGTGCAAAGTGTTGGATCGATAAGGCTACTCGAAAACAACATCAACTCGTTTCATGGAAAAATTCAGAAGATCCAGCACCTGGTGTCTTCTCGGTGGGGTTAGACCCAAATGGAATCAATCAAGTTTGCTTACAGTGGAACACATCCCAAATCTATTGGTGTTCTGGAGCTTGGAATGGACATTCTTTCAACTTAATTCCTGAGATGAGCTTGAGTTCTATCTACAACTTCAGTATTGTGTCAAATGAAAAGGGAATGTATATTATTCATTATCTTCGTAATCCATCTTACCGCTCTAAATTAGTGATGTTGTCTACAGGAAAACTGCAGCTATGGACGTGGCTGTCTGGCCCTTTGGTATGGAATTCATTTTGGTATATACCGAGGGACCCATCTGATGTCTACGCTTTGTGTGGTGGATTTGGCGTGTATAGTGGGAATTCCTCGAGCCCGATCTGTGAATGTCTAAAAGGCTTTGAACCATTTTCGATTGACTACACCAGACTAAATGATTGGTCGGGTGGCTGTGTGAGGAAATCTCCTTTGCAATGTGAGAATAATACGTATGGTAATGGGACAAAAGATTGGTTCATGAAAATGCCAAACGTGAGATTGCCTGTCAATTCAAAAGCATATTGGGCAGAGAGTGCTAGGATTAATTGTGAAGCGGCTTGCATGAATAATTGCTCTTGCACAGCTTATGCTTATAATAGGAGTGGGTACTGTATGATATGGGAAGGAGCTATTTTTAACTTACAGCAACTCTCAGATGCTGGCGAGACTGGACAATATATCTATCTCAAACTTGCTGCTGATGAGAATCAAAGTACCAAAGGTGAAATGAAATCTacacaataaaatttaattgtgtCATCTTTCATTTTAAGCTAATACTTCATTCTCTGTTATGGTTGAGCTAATAGTGATTCTTGTCATCATGATCAGGCAAAAAATGGAAAGTATGGGTAGCTGTGTTGGTCCCTTCAATAGGGTTTATCTTATGCctcttcatttgtttttcaacGAAAGGAAAGCTCAAACGCGTAGGTAAGTGTAAACGACGTTCCAACCTCACATAGaaatcactttcaaaaaattacaaggaaGTCTACTTTAACTTAACACACTTTTCTAATGGCCTGACAATGAAAGCTAGCAGCTGTTAGCATCCTTAGTTGGTGAAGATAGTGTTTCAGGCTCCTGTTTGTGGGGGTCCTACAAATTTCATCATGTCTCTGTGAAGGAGTTTAATTAATTTGCAGTTATTTGGTCATTTCACTGGAATCGGAATGAATTGCTATATTATTACTACTTATTTGCAAAAATGACTAAATAAACTTAGTTATCTTTGGAAACTGGCATTTCTCAATGGTTGAACTTTGGTGATAGGATAGCTCGATACATTTTGAAGCTTAAGACGACAAATTTAagtgaggtattttttttttttttttttttaaaaaaaagaaaaattaattaaataattttttatttttatttttatttatttaagtgaggcttcttcttcttcttcttttattttatttattttatttttttccatttttttctttagatcACTTATCAGAGACGGTCCTAGGGAATGATTTTAATGCCTTGAAAGGCTTGAATAGTGACATGTTGGAAAATAAGTAATGAAatgggaaaaatcatatttagtccctAAGTTTTATATAAGATTTGgatttagtccttaggttttcaatttaaaaaataaagtcctTAGGTTTTACCCGAGTTTCAAATTGATCCCTTTATTATTTTACCGTCAAAGttaacaatttttcatttgtcaCATGTGTTTCATTTGACACGTTAGGGTTCTTGTCAGCATTCAATACAATGTAAATGTTCATATTACGAATCTAGAAGATTAGGATGACGAAgaagataattttttgtttcggtctttgttttttatttattttttattttttttgaaagactTGTCGCTTAATGACATGTCATTTGTATTAGATGCTGATATGAACGCTAATGTGTTAATTGAGACACACATAAAATATGtcaaactattaattttgaGGACAAAAAAATGACAGAGggacctatttaaaatttgtgcaaaacCTAAGGaccatattcttaaaattagaaacttAAGGACTAAATTCAAACAAGATAAAAACTTAAgggctaaatatgatttttccctaaTGAAATTGTAGAAGGAGAACCATAAGCTACTCATTGCTCATTACAAGGCCTAAAAAGTCTTTACCCACAAcgtaattaaatattattattattttcattctctccACAATTTCCAAGAAATTGAATAGAATGTTTTAAGTTGGAGAAttggttttatttaaaaatgtctttaatattatttgtttatctcatttaatactatcaattgtttaagacttatttcaagaatggaatgttggagaattaagtttttaagaaaatttaatgatattaatgcctttttaattacttattactgAAATTAggggccttaattaaataatattgattataattaagcctttaaatatttttttttataaaaaaatatttatcaatattaattaattgggggccttaggcaACCGCATAATTTGTTATAGGGTAGAGCTGGCCCTGTTTGGTGAACCTAATGATGTCACCTCATTGGATTTCCATGTATAGTGACTAATTCTTATCAAACAGGAGAGAAGGCTTCAAGCAACAATCTACTATTATTTGATTTCGATACGGAGCTCAGTGTAATCAATGAAGAAACGAATACCAAcaataatatgaagaaaaaagagaaggattTTGAGTTACCACTATTCAGTTATGAGAGCATATCAACTGCAACTAATAATTTTTCAGCTGTAAATAAGCTTGGAGAAGGAGGTTATGGACTTGTTTACAAGGTACGTaacatttttttgatgaatgtgCTTTAAATACTATCAAGAAAACCGACATTAGTGGTAAATCTTTATGGAAGTTTAAAGAGCTTATGGTTCTCCTTCATAGGGGAAATTACTCAGAGCGCGAGAAGTTGCAGTGAAGATGCTTTCAAAAAAATCTAGACAGGGAATTGAGGAGTTCAGAAATGAGATAATACTAATTGCAAAACTTCAGCATCGAAATCTTGTCAGAATCTTAGGTTGTTGTATCGAGCgagatgaaaaaatattaatatatgagtACATGTCTAATCAAAGTTTGGACGTCTACCTTTTTGGTGAGTGCATGTTTATGTACATatgtgtatttattttaatctcATATGTTTCTAGGTTCTTATGGACTAATTTCCTTGTTGTACTATTTAAACAGACCCAATCAAGAACAAGATGTTAGCTTGGGAGACACGTGTACACATTATTGAAGGGATCGCTCAAgggcttctttatcttcatcaatattcaaGGTTACGAATCATACATAGAGATCTAAAACCGAGTAACATTCTCTTGGATAGTGAAatgaatccaaaaatatcagattttggcatggctCGAATAGTTGGAGATAAAGAAACGAAAGCAAACACAAACCGAATTGTTGGAACTTAGTAAGTGTGCAACTTGTTTATATATGATATTTGCAATTGCCAATTAAATTCTTTTTGCAAGCTACTAAAAAAATAGTGTACTAAATTTTGTACTCCAGTGGATACATGTCTCCGGAATATGCTATAGATGGTTTATACTCGATAAAGTCTGATGTGTTTAGCTTTGGAGTGTTGCTCCTAGAGATTATAAGTGGCAAGAAGAATACTGGCTTCTATAACAGTAGTTCACTCAATCTTCTTAGATATGTGAGTATCTTTTATATCCTCtcaatttctttatgttttaaCTTAGTCTTATAAATTGAAATGCGCTTAATTTTCATTAAAGcttacatttatttgaaatgataCTAGGCTTGGGAGTTGTGGATAGATGATCGGAGTTTGGAGTTGATAAATCCAACAATTGGGTATCCTTCTTCTAGTTCTCTTCCGTTGAGACTCATTAACATCGGCCTTCTTTGTGTCCAAGAAAGCCCGACTGATCGACCTACCATGCCTGATGTAGTCTCAATGATTAGCAATGAACATGCACCTCTATCTAAACCCAAGCAACCAGCGTTTACCACAGGCCGGAACATGATGGACACAAATCCAACAATTGACACATCAAGAAATTGCTCAAATAATAGCGTAACTATTTCAACAATGGAAGCCCGATGATTGTCTCCtatatcaaagaaaagaaatgttgTACAACCaatctttttgtttaatttgtatGCAAGTACGTTGATATGCTAAATGTCACTAGATGTTGTCTTGGTTCACTCATATCTTAGAACCAATCTTCTTGAATATTTTGAACCATATCTCTTATAAATTATGCGATAAACATGACTGCAATGATGTGAATTTCtacaaaaattatattcatagcAATATCATATGTGTAGACTTCTACTATATCGACGATAAAAAATTTCCAATAATTACACAACTATTAATCAAAGCTCTAACTAAACACCCAATTGAAATACAACATGGCACAATCCAATAATTCCAGCAAATtggtcctcataaattcaatcaGTTTTCCAAAATATACCATTATAAACgttaaacataaatatataaaaaagaaatggcAAGTGTTCACCTGGAAAGAGACCAACATATCATATATGTTAAATAGAACTTCATGCGTTCTGGTCTGAAAGCAGGACGGACAGTTTTATCAGTTGAAGAACACAAACTATTCTCACCTATCTCTCCACAACCttatttttgtaagaaaattttcTACTTACATTCCAATTTTCCAGCACTTAAATTTCATATTAACCAAACAGAACTCAGAATTTTTGCAATACTCCAATGTACTTGGCCCCATTAGAGGCAAAACGCTTACAAAAGTTTTTGAGCGGGTTTCAACCAATTAATGTAGATATAAATAGATACTATAAATTAGTTACGTTTCTTTTCTAGAGCTCCACTATTTTTTACCAAGCTCTAAACCTTTTATCTGAACTGAGCCAATTATATCGTTGCATTGAAAACCCaagaaatgaaaattcaaaatatacCTAAACTTCAATTCGTTTCTTTTCTAAGAGCATCCCTAGTGAGctttccatttcaattttttcaccaaaatttggtaaaaaactttaaaaagtccACTTTAACAAactctataaattttttttattttggctcttgtcagaatttcactccaaatttagctaacaaatttcatgagctattgaatatgtaatcatttctctctcatttcactttacttttcacttttcatctCTCTTCGTTTGTTAGGTGGGCTTACTTAAAAccagtaaaaaattaatatctagttgaaatagagaaatatttagagactttgatgtaggaagtttgttaaaaatatttgttaaaataaccaaagtagattttttaactaaaattcaTAGAAAATTTGGAGAGCTCACTAGGGATTCTCTAACATAGTGAGAAGTGATAAACGTGAAAAATAAACTTTATTCTCAATACACAAAATCAACACACACATTGATagaaaaaattgataataatattgatgGGAAAAAATGTTTATTCCAATACAACTGTTCTAAACTTATTGTAAAACCCTAAGGCTACGAAAGGCAATAAGATACTCctaagaatgaaaataaaacaaagaagcaaaatatggaaatacttggtgccaaaggatattctaaatttatggaaatacttggtgccaaaggaaagccatattaggaaaaaaaataataactaaagtAATACTTGACAACAAAGGAAATCAAAACATTGGAATCTTCTagaaaagaaatcaagaaatttTGGACGGGTTATTATGCataatatcttctaaatcacaatcTGTCAATAGTttattctttcctttcttcGTCATTAAACATGTTGGCAATTAACACATCATAAAATAACCCAGCGGTATTTCTGCCGAGGGTCGTCGGCACTTTAGGTCCATCGAGGTTTGATGATTACTTGGGCCCATCGGACTGTCCTACATCAGTCTCCTCCACTTCAGAAAAACTCATCATCGAGTTATTATCCCTATATAATGGGTCATCTAGATGGTATTCGAACAGGTCAGCTACATTGAAGGTGTTCGAAATTAACATGTCGTTGGGGAGTTCCACAACATAGGCATTGTCATTTATCTTCCTTGTCATTCGAAACGGTTCATACTTACGACTTTTCAATTTGCCATAGGTTTTGGTGGGGAAACGGTTCTTGCACAAATGTGCCATGACTAAATCCCCTTCTTGGGAAGTCTTCACTTGCCACTTTTTAGCCACTGCCTTGTACTTATCATTTGATTGTTCTAAATTCAGTCGTACATCTTCCTGTATTTGTTGCACTCGTTCTGCCATATTCTCGGCTGCTAAGCTTAAACCTAGGAGCTTCGAGAGCGGAACCAAGTCCAAAGCATGCTTAAGAGGTTTGGTGTAGACAACCTCGAATGGTGATTTGCTCGTAAACCTGTTGCTGATACTATTGATTGCAAACTCCACCTAAGGAAGATTAAGATCCCACTATTCAGCTTGTCTCCCGAGACACATCTGAGCATGTTATCGAGGGTTCAATTGGTCACCTCTGTCTAACTGTCAGTTTGCAGGTGGCATGTGTTGCTGTACTTGAGTGACATGTCAAACCTCTGCCACAAGGTTATCCAGAAGTGACTGAGGAACTTGATGTCTCGGTCCGACGTCATGGACTTGGGTTCGCCATGCACTCAGACAACTTCTCTAAAGAAGAGATGGGCTATCTGGGATGCATCAAATGTCTTCATGTAAGGGATGAAGTGTGCCATTTTGGACAATCTGTCAATTACTACGTAAATAGAGTTCATACCTCATTGGGTCCTCAGCATACAAATCCTTCAAGTGTTCAAAGCTGAGCGTGCATTTGGTTCAAGTTGCTTTGGGTATTGACAAATTTCAAAGCTTGATGGTCGCTATACTGAACAAACTCCCGCTGGATCAAATAATGTCCCCAATGCTTCAAACCCCAAATAACAACATAGAATTCCAGCTCATAAGTAGACCGGCAAGCTTCATTTAGTTTCTCACTAAAGAACTCAACAGGTCGTCCTTCTTGTGACAACACAGACCCTATTCCCATGACTGACACATCACAATCCATCCGACCACTCAAAAAATTTGTGTAGTCTAATCCCCCTTAATTATCCACAATTTCAACTATGGCTGACCCAGTCACTCCATCTGCTATTTTGAGGGTGATCGACCATCGTCAAAATAGTTTTAAGGGTAGTCATTCAACTCCATCAACTAATTCAGAGTGATCAATCacctataaaattatttagaaGTGGTTGGCCATTCCATAGATAGTTACTTCCACGCTAGATAATGAAAGCGAAAGCCCAATAAACAAAAGATTCTAGCCTCGTATATGAGGTTTGAACACTGGAGATTGAAGAGAATGGCCATGTCATGGGCCATCCAAACTTCATATGTATGCTTGTCACATTGTATATGTGGCAGGATGCATTCAAAGGTTATTgtggtaattaccttttccccccctcatgaactaccagtcattgtcaatatgtccccatgaactgacaccctCACCAGATAAGAGCATCGAAGTACCAAAGCATCGCTTACCAAATGCAACTCGATGCAACTTGATATACTAGAGCATCGGGTATATGGCCCGCGGACCACCCCAAATGCAACCCGATGCTCTGGTACTtcgatgctcttttttggtgagaggtgtcagttcatggagCATCGAAGTACCAAAGCATCACTTACCAAATGCAACTCGATGTAATTAACCTGATATACTAGAGCATCGGGTATGTGGCCCGCGGACCACCCCATATGCAACCCGATGCTCTGGTACTtcgatgctcttttttggtgaGAGATGTCAGTTCATGGAGGCATATTAACAATTGCTGGTAATTTATaagggaaaaaggtaattagcCCAAGGTTATTGGCTCCTACGAGATAAGGAAGGATTAAAGCCATTCGAAATTGTTATTACCCAGTTGTCCTAAAGCTGAATGTACGTATGACCCATTGCAAAAAAATCTACATGCATAATGTCATAGATATGGGTCATTAGATACGTTCCATTCCTTACAATAATGTAGTACAAACGATATAGATACATTTTATGGCTACATATCGATTCTTGGTTTTTTGATGAATTTAGATGAACATTAGACAGTTAGAACGATCTTCATATTCAAATGAGAAAACccatttaattttatgtttcaaAATGGGATTTATTCGATAGAAAAATGTTAAGCCTTGAAAAATGAATGAGAAAATTGAGTCATCATAGCCCGACAAagttttccttaaaattaaattagaaattttttttctaattcaatctattaaattgacatctgTCCTTAAAGTATGTGATTCGCACATACATTTTTAGAATCCTTGTTAGAACTTATGTTATCAAATGTTTGACTTTCCACTTCGAATGTTCGGCCATGACTatttgatgtggtctttttgtttaccaaaatatatcaataataaataaccactcgcaataggacgaatccttgtaggataaggctatagagagggtgtcgaacctcaaggactacaggggtattgctgtcaagcttttcgagattaaatataacttaattaaaaagatgtttgatttgatttttgttttctaaaataaatacataaatgtaaaagaaacataaatttaaagagagtAGGGATGAAATAAAGAATAGGGGGTTGATTTCAACACTCACCGCAAAACAatagtcaatcataaattaacaaggaaaattcatattatgcatgatatagggcttgtCTCACTctagtagtcaagaaattacctttaaagaataagtataatccatcttcggttggcacggaccatccacctaactactaagatgcggtacgacccatctttcctaggtatggattagctacgtctttaataggatacacacaatcaatgaaaaagtataacccatcttcgattggtacgaactgtctacctaaattacactaaactagggtgtagtacaatccataTTCCCTAAGCATGGTCTAaccctcttaatcatatatcaattaaaactgttgtataacaatcattcacataatcacagaaaatatgaaggattgagttcaatcaatataaaagactttctaagacaagataagaaattcataatgattgaatataaatattaagaccaattctcacagttatacaaccatcatgcatatagaaaatctcaaattaaaatacaattaaaccatcgttacttggtgttaagaatattatattattctaagTTTATTATCTTTCCTAATAGGGTTTATTCCCTACCTTAATTACTCTAAGGTTTCTTGATTACTACTAATAGCCTctttatatatagaggtctcttgtaatatgttatgACTACCCaactcaatacaatgtagtccttaatatatttccgctctctctctctctctttcacatatattctctatttcatatatttatttaacatggtatcagaaccactTTCTTGTGGCCTTCAATGAAGTCATTGACATTTCCAGGTGTCCTTCATGTGTTCTACGACTATCTCATAATTCCAGTCGTCCACATGCCGCCTCCCGCCTTTAAAATTGCTATCGGTCTCTTCCACGCCTTCATCGCAGCCACATCTGGAACATCAATCCTAGAATCAAGTCTGCAAGGTATAGATCTGGTGATTTGGGGAAGATTTACCACTGACGACAGCCACACCTACCTCCACATGCTCCTCAATCACAATGCCCAT harbors:
- the LOC133879816 gene encoding G-type lectin S-receptor-like serine/threonine-protein kinase At2g19130; the protein is MTSKPWLLFVLLLILSYGRACFSISGDTLSPGHSLSFSKSETIVSQGGTFELGFFKPGSSLKIYLGIWYKMYDQKDNIVWVANRENPLSDLSSSRLDLSEDGNLLLFGGSSSIPFSLTNLTSPRSTEAVLGEDGNFVLRDKSNASSILWESFDHPTDTWLPGAKCWIDKATRKQHQLVSWKNSEDPAPGVFSVGLDPNGINQVCLQWNTSQIYWCSGAWNGHSFNLIPEMSLSSIYNFSIVSNEKGMYIIHYLRNPSYRSKLVMLSTGKLQLWTWLSGPLVWNSFWYIPRDPSDVYALCGGFGVYSGNSSSPICECLKGFEPFSIDYTRLNDWSGGCVRKSPLQCENNTYGNGTKDWFMKMPNVRLPVNSKAYWAESARINCEAACMNNCSCTAYAYNRSGYCMIWEGAIFNLQQLSDAGETGQYIYLKLAADENQSTKGKKWKVWVAVLVPSIGFILCLFICFSTKGKLKRVGEKASSNNLLLFDFDTELSVINEETNTNNNMKKKEKDFELPLFSYESISTATNNFSAVNKLGEGGYGLVYKKTDISGKSLWKFKELMVLLHRGNYSEREKLQ
- the LOC133879817 gene encoding receptor-like serine/threonine-protein kinase SD1-6 encodes the protein MSPEYAIDGLYSIKSDVFSFGVLLLEIISGKKNTGFYNSSSLNLLRYAWELWIDDRSLELINPTIGYPSSSSLPLRLINIGLLCVQESPTDRPTMPDVVSMISNEHAPLSKPKQPAFTTGRNMMDTNPTIDTSRNCSNNSVTISTMEAR